Below is a window of Staphylococcus succinus DNA.
TACTCATGTAGAACGTGTATCAAAACGTTTAGGCATATGCCGTTGGAAAGATAATGTGCGACAGGTAGAAGACAAAATATGTACTGTAGTTCCTCGTGAACGTTGGAATAAGACACATCATCAACTCATATTCTTTGGACGTTACCATTGTTTGGCCAGAAGTCCAAAATGTGATGTTTGTCCATTATTCGAAGATTGTAGAGAAGGACAAAAACGGTATAAAGCTAGTTTGAAAGAAGCGTGAAAATAATGATAGTTAAAGAAGATTTCATCCATTTGGAGCATACATTGGATCAGTATGCTAAAGAGAAAAAATTAAAATCAATAGAAGCCAAATCATTATTGGATCAATATTTTGATTTGATCATTGACTACTTTAAACAAATTAATGATCAAAATACCCTTGATTTCAGTAATTTGTCTAATTATGCTGTTGTTCCTATGAATTTTAAAGAACGTTATGATTATATGATTGCTCGTAAATATCACTTTATGGGATACAGCCAAATGAAAACATTAAAAAGTGAACTTATTAAAATGAATGCCTCTTATCAAATACGAAGAAAAAACAATCACAGCTAGTTCAAGCTTGATTATATATTTAAATTAAAAACTAGCACTCATCAATAATGATGAGTGCTAGTTTTTTGATTTATAGTAATTCGCTATTAAATATGTATATTAAAAAACCCGCTTCCCAATGATTAGGGAAAACGGGTTTGAAATTTATGAAGATTTTTTAGTATCAAGTATCGCATTTAAGTTAAATAACTTAGTTAATGCATTCGTGTTACTTGAACTATTGTTACCTTGTTGTTGAGTCGTAGCTCCATTTGTAGTTGTGCTATTACTATTATTGCTACTATTACTTGAAGCACTAGTTGAGCTAGATGAGTTATCATCGTTGTCATCATCGCTACTTGAGCTAGATGAACTACTGCCTTGACCTTCAGGTTTGTTATCAGTTGTATTATCATCTGGATTACTCTTCACTGATAAGTTGTCTTTATCATCGCCACTCACTGAATCTGGTTTGCTGAAATCTTTTCCATCTTTAGGAGAAATATCAGACATAACATCTTCTAATAGGTATTGTGGGTATTCTTGTTCGTCGTGTCCAACAAAGGAGTTTACGCCACCTTGTTTCACTTGGTTAAAGCCCATCCATACAGACATACTGTATTTAGGAGTGAAACCATTAATCCAAACATCTTTAGCGGCATCATCTGGCAAGTTATATTGTTGGTAAGTTTGTTCACCATAAGTACCAGTACCAGTTTTAGCAGCTAAATTAATACCTGAAACGCCATGTCCATAAGCTGAACCATATGCTTCAAACGTACCTTTAAGTACTTCAGCTAACATGTACGAAGTATAATCTTTCATTGCTTTTTTACTTGTATGATCATATTCAATTGTTTCGCCATCTTGTTTTACAACTTTTTTAATAGAATGTGCATTATTGTACTCACCGCCATTTGCAATCGCTGCAAATGCTGATGCTAATTGTGTAGGGGAGAATTCAGATGCAGAACCACCCAATACTTCAGAAGGTCCAATATCACTTTCATAATCTAATCCTACTTTTGAAGCAAATTTTTTCGGTGCGTCATTGCCTGCATTTTCTTTTGTTGATTGCCAAGCTTTAAGCGCAGGAATATTGAAACTTTCACGTAATGCATCATAAAGTTTTACTGTACCATGACTCTTAGTGTCATAGTTTTTAAATTCTACACCATCTACTTGATATGATTCTTCATCTTTAATAGCGTGGTTTGTAGCCCATTGCATATTCTCAATTGCTGGTCCGTATGCTAAGAATGGTTTTAAGGATGAACCAGTAGGGTGTGCATCTGTTGCTAAGTTTCTATCTTGGATATCTTTATAGTTTCTACCACCAGATATTGCAACAAGTCCACCAGTTTCACTATCTACAATTGAAGAACCAACTTGTTGATCGTCATTTTTATAGTAGCTACCGTTATTCACACGATCTTGCAACGTTTGTTGAACATCTTTTTCCATGTTCGTGTAAATTTTAACACCACTATTCAGTACAGAACCTAAATCATCATTTTTGAATGCTTTGTTGTTCATCAGTTCTGATTTAACAAAGTTAATATATGAATCATACTCTTGGTTAGACTCATCTTTAGTTACTTCACGTTGTTTTGCTGTACGTTGAACTAAATTATCCTCAATTGAAGTGCTTTGTGCTTCTTCTTTTTGTTTCTTAGTAATTCTATTATGATACTCCATTAGATAAAGCACTGTATTTTTACGAGATTCCGCTTCTTTAGGATGATCGTAAATATTATACGTATTCGGTACTTGTGGTAAACCTGCAAGATATGCTGACTCAGCTAAATTCAAATCTTTCAAGTCTTTATTGAAGTAGTATTTAGCAGCAGCTTTCACACCATATACGCCATCAGAATAATAAATCTTATTCAAGTACATTTGGAATATTTCATCCTTACTATACTCTTGTTCTAAACGGTATGATAAGTATGCCTCTTGGGCTTTACGAGCGATTGATTTTTGGTCTGTTAAGAATGAACGTTTAACTACTTGTTGTGTTAAAGTCGATGCACCTTGTGAACCAAATCCACCTGTAACGTTTTTAGCAACAGCTCCAAATAAACGTTTATAATCTAAAGCGCCATGATCATAAAAACGATTATCTTCAGTAGCTAATACAGCTTGTTTCATAGTCTTAGGCACTTCGTCTAAGTCTACATGTTCACGACGCTGCCCATTATCAATGGTCTTAATCAACTCACCATTTTTATCATAAATCTTAGCTGGGATAGGGTCTTGTAACTTAGAATCTGTAAAAGCTGGTGCTTTCCAAGCATAATAAGCAAATAACAAGATTCCTATTAAAGCTAGAACGATAAAGGCTATAATGAGAAAACCAATAATCTTAATAACCGTTCTTTTTATATTCCTATTCTTTTTTTGCTCAGACTCACCACTCTTATTAGATTGGGAAGTCCTTTTCTTCTCCGTCATACGCGGTCCTCACTTTCATCTAATATCAACTTATCAACTGCTATGATGTAATTTAATCTTGGTTGATACTGATAAGGAATATAGTAACCATTTTTTCTTATTTCTTCAACCGTTATAGACTTTTTAATCTCTTTTTTATGCCTATCCCAAAAATATTTGAATTTGGAATAGGGAAGGAGATAAACTTCATTCAGCGATTTAAAACCTATTAATAAAAAAACAATTCCACTTTGTTGATAACATGCTTCCATATGTAACACTTGGTGTTCATGCATATTATTTAATGGAAAAGAAGTTTTATTTTTAGTTTCTTTCGCTTCAAAGTCTAAATAATGCCCATTATATATACCATTATAATCGGTTGTAGACGGTGTTCTGAAATAAGCCTCATTAATCACAGCTTTACTTCTCATAGGATAACGAACATTTACAATTTGAACTGGTGTTGGTTTTTTATGTATTACTGCCACACCATGATTCAAATAATAACTATTCGACAGTTCGATATCACTTTCTAATGACATGCCTCTGCCACCATAGTCTATTTTACTAGGTTTATCCTCATAAGTTCGTCCGACTTGAGACTTATTTCCTTTAAATGGCTTTCCATTTGGATAATTCATTGTTTCTTCACCACTTTAGTTTGGTATTCAAAACCTTTTCCATTATAACTGACTTTGTGGAATTTTTCCAAACTATGCTATAGGAAATGTGCATTCTATGTAATTAACATTACACCATGTATATTTTAACGTGCTTTTACGAATTAAACAATATTGTAATACGCATAACCATCTTAACTACTATATATGAAAGGAAATTAGTTACGAAATGACGTTCACCCTTTTTTATGGTAAATTTGATGTGTAGGAGGAAACTTCATGCAACAATACATTACCCAATTATTAAAAGACGTACAAGTTATGCAAGAAAAATTTGAAGCTGTCAAACAAAGCGAAATAGATTATGATTTTTATTCTATTGTCATTCCTTTTGCTGAACATATCGATAACACGCTCAATGCGTTAGCCAAATATGAATCGCAAATTTTACAACTCCAGTACATGAATAAAAAGAAATTTGATCTATTAATTTCTAACATTGAATCATTATCTGTAGAATGTCACTTTAAACGTACTAGTCGAAAATTATTTACAGAAAAAATTAAAGCAGTACAATATGATTTAACTTATATTCAAAGAAATGAATGAAGCCTATGATAAAAACAATTTATGTTACGGGATATAAATCATTTGAACTCAATATCTTCAAAGATGATGCCCCAGAAGTTTCCTATTTAAAAAAATTTATTGCACATAAATTAAATCAATTGATTGAAGAAGGATTGGAATGGGTATTAATACAAGGACAGATGGGTATAGAGTTATGGACAGCTGAGGTAGTACTTGAGTTAAAGGCAACACACCCAGAGTTAAAGCTTGGTATTATTACTCCTTTTTATGGCCATAGCGATAGATGGAATGAACAAAATCAGGCAAAGTATAAAAACATTACTCAACAAGCAGATTTTGTAGATAGTGTTTTTCACTCACCATACGAAGGTCCTCATCAATTTAAGCAAACCGATCAATTTATGTTAGATCACACGGATAAAACACTTTTGATTTATGATGAGGAACAAGAAGCTAGCCCGAAATTCTTTAAACAAATGTTAGTTGATTTTATAGAAAAAACAAACTATACTTGTGACATTGTGACGTTCGATGAATTAACAGAATTTATCAACGACTTGCAGTGTTCTCAAAAACAAAGTTTTGAATGAGGTGGAAAAAATGTCAGATGTTTCATTAAAATTATCAGCAAAAGATATTTATGAAAAAGATTTTGAAAAAACTATGACGCGTGGTTATAGAAGAGAAGAAGTCGATGCTTTTTTAGACGACATCATAGCAGATTATCAAAAAATGGCAGACTTAGATAATGAAGTCGTAAAGCTTTCAGAAGAAAACAATAAGTTAAAAAAAGAACTTGAAGAGTTAAGATTACGTGTAGCTACATCGAGACCACAAGAAAATAAAAACTTCTCTTCAAATAGTAATGCTGCCAGCAAGAGCACTAATAATAGCAATAACAACGTAGATATTCTAAAAAGAATTTCTAACTTAGAAAAAGCAGTATTCGGCAAATAACATACCATATCTTATTTTAAGAGTATGACATTTGTAGATATAGTTTCATCTACATAAAGTCAAGTTTTGAAAGAATTCAAAACTTGACTTATTTTTATTTGTTTCAAGACTTAAAAGATGCTATACTTTTAAAGATGGTGTTTCGGGTAATCGCTATAGAGATATAGAGGAAAGTCCATGCTCACACAGTCTGAGATGATTGTAGTGTTCGTGCTTGACGAAACAATAAGTCAAGGCATTAAGTTGACGGCAATGAAATAACCTAAGTTATTATAATATGGTTAGAATAGTTTGAAAGTGCCACAGTGACGTAGCTTTTATAGAAATATAAAAGGTGGAACGCGGTAAACCCCTCGAGTGAGCAATCCAAATTAGGTAGGAGCACTTTTTTAGCGGAATTCAACGTATAATTAAGACCGATATTTAAATGTAAATATCGGTAGACAGATGGTTACCACCAGCGTACGAGTGTAGCTAGTACACATCAGCAGTACAACGGTACAAAACATGGCTTACAGAAGCATCATCACTAGACCCAAGCTCTCCCAAAAAGGAGAGCTTTTTTAATTGTCTTAGTATACATATGTAATAATAAACTATAATAAATAAGTTATTGCATTGTCATATCTATTTAAAAAAACTTTTGATAAAATAAATACATATCATTATTTACGAAGGAGCAAATCAATGTATCAATTATTAGCCGTATGCCCAATGGGATTAGAAGCAGTTGTTGCCAAAGAAATTCAAGAACTAGGTTATGACACAACTGTAGAAAATGGCAGAATATTTTTTGAAGGCGATGAAACTGCAATCGTCAAATGTAATCTGTGGTTACGTACAGCAGATAGAATTAAAATTGTAGTTGGTCAATTTAAAGCCACTACATTTGATGAATTATTTGAAAAAACAAAATCTCTACCGTGGGAAGCTATTATAGAACAGGATGGTAACTTTCCGGTACAAGGACGTAGTGTGAAATCCACTTTGTTCAGTGTGCCAGACTGCCAAGCTATTGTTAAAAAGGCTATTGTAGAGCGTTTGAAACGTGCGTATCAAGAACGTGGTTGGTTAAACGAAACAGGAGCCAAATATCCAGTAGAAGTTTCAATATTAAAGGATAATGCTTTATTAACAATAGACACGTCAGGTTCCGGATTAAATAAACGTGGTTATAGACTTGCTCAAGGTGAAGCGCCAATCAAAGAAACGCTTGCTGCAAGTTTAATACGTTTAGCCAATTGGACAGGCGATACACCATTAATCGATCCTTTCTGTGGTTCTGGTACTATTGCTATTGAAGCGAGCTTAATCGCACAAAACATCGCGCCTGGATTCAATCGTGATTTCGTTTCTGAGTCATGGGACATTATGCCTGATCGACTTTATGATGAAATGAGAGATGAAGCTGATCAACAAGCAAATTACGATCGAAAGTTAGAAATTTATGCTTCAGATATTGATCCAGAAATGATTGAAATTGCACGCCGTAACGCAGAAGAGGTTGGTTTAGCTGATATTATTCAATTTAGCGTCAAAGATGTAAATACGCTAACTATTGAAACAGATGAGCCTATTGCTTTAATAGGTAATCCTCCATACGGTGAGCGTATTGGAGATCGTGATGAGGTAGAACAAATGTATCGTTACCTAGGCGAACTCATGAATCACAATCCACATTTATCTACTTATGTATTAACAAGCAGTACTGAGTTTGAGCATTTAGTAAATAAAAAGGCAACAAAACGCAGAAAATTATTTAATGGCTATATTGAATGTACGTATTATCAATATTGGGGTAAAAGAAAACCTCAGAATTAAAACACGAGACTAGTCGTGAGTGAAAGGTGGTGTTTCACTTGAACACTGAGTTTAAAAAAGGTATCATTTTTGCTTTTGGTGCTTACATTTTGTGGGGCATTCTCCCTGCATATTGGAAATTAGTTAATGATATTGGGCCTTTCGAAGTATTGGCATTCAGAATTGTACTTTCTATGATATTCATGTTGTTTGTAGTAGTGATTACCAAAAACACAGAACCCTTTAAACGTGATATACAGAAACTATTTTCAAACCCCATCCAGCTTATTGCAATTATTGCAGCAGGTTATGTCATCACAATCAATTGGGGCACCTTTATTTGGGCAGTATCCAATGGACATGTGTTACAGTCCAGTTTAGGGTATTATATCAATCCATTAGTAAGTATATTACTCGCTGTTATATTCTTAAAAGAGCGTTTCACTAAATTTGAATGGATTGCTATTGCATTTGCAGTGATTGGTGTTTTATACATGACATTAAAAATGGGGATTTTCCCTGGCGTTTCATTATTGCTGGCTGGCTCATTTGGTATCTATGGTTTAATTAAAAAGCTTATACCTATAGATGCTATTAGCAGTATAACTATAGAATGTATCGTGACTGCTCCAGCTGGACTTATCTATTTATGGTACATATGGCAACATGGCGGATTAACTTTCGGCATGAATATTTCATCATTTTGGCTATTGTTCTCTGGCGCTGTAACAGCTATCCCGTTAATCTTATTCTCAGCTGGTGCACGTAGAATACCGTTATCTTTAACTGGCTTTATACAATACGTCGGACCAACGATTATGTTCATATTAGGTATATTCCTATTTAAAGAACATTTTGATGTAGATCAATTAATTACATTTATCTTTATTTGGTTAGGAATTATTATATATAGTATTTCTCAATATTTGAAAATTAAAAAAAGCAAAAACCCTGTTATACAATAACAATGTATAAAATAGGTATCTCCCCTGAATATAGAATGTAGTGAACTCATGTTAATTACGTCTATACATTCAGGGGATTTTTTCGTTATAGCAAATGATCAATAAGGCAGAGAATCCAAAAATTCAAATGAGCGATAAACATAAAAGTGTTTTAAATATAATAAGTGGATGTCCCACGTTATAGTAAGTATTAAATTTGAGTTTAATATTGGTGCAAAAAGGTTAACTGTAGTAGTGTGGACTTAAACAGGATAATGTTATATTAAATACTAACGTGCTATTCGAAC
It encodes the following:
- the rarD gene encoding EamA family transporter RarD encodes the protein MNTEFKKGIIFAFGAYILWGILPAYWKLVNDIGPFEVLAFRIVLSMIFMLFVVVITKNTEPFKRDIQKLFSNPIQLIAIIAAGYVITINWGTFIWAVSNGHVLQSSLGYYINPLVSILLAVIFLKERFTKFEWIAIAFAVIGVLYMTLKMGIFPGVSLLLAGSFGIYGLIKKLIPIDAISSITIECIVTAPAGLIYLWYIWQHGGLTFGMNISSFWLLFSGAVTAIPLILFSAGARRIPLSLTGFIQYVGPTIMFILGIFLFKEHFDVDQLITFIFIWLGIIIYSISQYLKIKKSKNPVIQ
- a CDS encoding DUF1273 domain-containing protein, producing MIKTIYVTGYKSFELNIFKDDAPEVSYLKKFIAHKLNQLIEEGLEWVLIQGQMGIELWTAEVVLELKATHPELKLGIITPFYGHSDRWNEQNQAKYKNITQQADFVDSVFHSPYEGPHQFKQTDQFMLDHTDKTLLIYDEEQEASPKFFKQMLVDFIEKTNYTCDIVTFDELTEFINDLQCSQKQSFE
- the recU gene encoding Holliday junction resolvase RecU produces the protein MNYPNGKPFKGNKSQVGRTYEDKPSKIDYGGRGMSLESDIELSNSYYLNHGVAVIHKKPTPVQIVNVRYPMRSKAVINEAYFRTPSTTDYNGIYNGHYLDFEAKETKNKTSFPLNNMHEHQVLHMEACYQQSGIVFLLIGFKSLNEVYLLPYSKFKYFWDRHKKEIKKSITVEEIRKNGYYIPYQYQPRLNYIIAVDKLILDESEDRV
- the gpsB gene encoding cell division regulator GpsB, producing the protein MSDVSLKLSAKDIYEKDFEKTMTRGYRREEVDAFLDDIIADYQKMADLDNEVVKLSEENNKLKKELEELRLRVATSRPQENKNFSSNSNAASKSTNNSNNNVDILKRISNLEKAVFGK
- a CDS encoding DUF1798 family protein, whose amino-acid sequence is MQQYITQLLKDVQVMQEKFEAVKQSEIDYDFYSIVIPFAEHIDNTLNALAKYESQILQLQYMNKKKFDLLISNIESLSVECHFKRTSRKLFTEKIKAVQYDLTYIQRNE
- a CDS encoding transglycosylase domain-containing protein; amino-acid sequence: MTEKKRTSQSNKSGESEQKKNRNIKRTVIKIIGFLIIAFIVLALIGILLFAYYAWKAPAFTDSKLQDPIPAKIYDKNGELIKTIDNGQRREHVDLDEVPKTMKQAVLATEDNRFYDHGALDYKRLFGAVAKNVTGGFGSQGASTLTQQVVKRSFLTDQKSIARKAQEAYLSYRLEQEYSKDEIFQMYLNKIYYSDGVYGVKAAAKYYFNKDLKDLNLAESAYLAGLPQVPNTYNIYDHPKEAESRKNTVLYLMEYHNRITKKQKEEAQSTSIEDNLVQRTAKQREVTKDESNQEYDSYINFVKSELMNNKAFKNDDLGSVLNSGVKIYTNMEKDVQQTLQDRVNNGSYYKNDDQQVGSSIVDSETGGLVAISGGRNYKDIQDRNLATDAHPTGSSLKPFLAYGPAIENMQWATNHAIKDEESYQVDGVEFKNYDTKSHGTVKLYDALRESFNIPALKAWQSTKENAGNDAPKKFASKVGLDYESDIGPSEVLGGSASEFSPTQLASAFAAIANGGEYNNAHSIKKVVKQDGETIEYDHTSKKAMKDYTSYMLAEVLKGTFEAYGSAYGHGVSGINLAAKTGTGTYGEQTYQQYNLPDDAAKDVWINGFTPKYSMSVWMGFNQVKQGGVNSFVGHDEQEYPQYLLEDVMSDISPKDGKDFSKPDSVSGDDKDNLSVKSNPDDNTTDNKPEGQGSSSSSSSSDDDNDDNSSSSTSASSNSSNNSNSTTTNGATTQQQGNNSSSNTNALTKLFNLNAILDTKKSS
- a CDS encoding YpoC family protein; the encoded protein is MIVKEDFIHLEHTLDQYAKEKKLKSIEAKSLLDQYFDLIIDYFKQINDQNTLDFSNLSNYAVVPMNFKERYDYMIARKYHFMGYSQMKTLKSELIKMNASYQIRRKNNHS
- a CDS encoding THUMP domain-containing class I SAM-dependent RNA methyltransferase yields the protein MYQLLAVCPMGLEAVVAKEIQELGYDTTVENGRIFFEGDETAIVKCNLWLRTADRIKIVVGQFKATTFDELFEKTKSLPWEAIIEQDGNFPVQGRSVKSTLFSVPDCQAIVKKAIVERLKRAYQERGWLNETGAKYPVEVSILKDNALLTIDTSGSGLNKRGYRLAQGEAPIKETLAASLIRLANWTGDTPLIDPFCGSGTIAIEASLIAQNIAPGFNRDFVSESWDIMPDRLYDEMRDEADQQANYDRKLEIYASDIDPEMIEIARRNAEEVGLADIIQFSVKDVNTLTIETDEPIALIGNPPYGERIGDRDEVEQMYRYLGELMNHNPHLSTYVLTSSTEFEHLVNKKATKRRKLFNGYIECTYYQYWGKRKPQN